CGCCTGTCGCCTAGCTGAGTGAGACTCCAGAAATAGTTAGCGTAGGTCTTATCAAGCTGAACATCAATTATTATTAGATTAACTGCTCGAAACAACGTGCCAATGTCCTTTAGGAAACGTTGTTCGAGCGATGTACTCTCCGGCATGTTGGGATGTAGCAACTTTAGAATATCCGCAACGTGGTCTTCGACCTCATACTCGTCGAGCGGTGCCATCAAATGCGGTGCGAGCATAATAAAGACGTCGCGGAGATTGAATGCTACTTTCCACGGAATTCGATCTTTTGAGTCAGATGAGTCCTTCGCTCTACCAGTACCTTCAATGACGTAGTCCTGCGGCAGATGGCTATTCACCTTTTCGAATGATTCATTAGAGCGTGTCAGCTTCTCCAGTTGTTGTTTGAGTTCTCTGTTCTCAACCCGAATGCGGTTGTTATCTAACAGTAGTTCCTCAGTTGTAACGGAAGATGCACTTATCCATCCTTTCGATGGATACATCTTGATCGTCTTCTGCATGCTCAGCGCAACAAGACCAATCAGTTGCTCTGTGCTATTCCAGAACTTTACGAGTCGCCCATTTGCTACCTGCTGGCGAAACTCATCCAGCTTTGTCTTCAGTTCCGGGTCCGCTTCGACAAACTTTGCGGGCAGTTCCTCTGGTGATTGATGAAGGAGCGCGACAATTCGCAGCTTCTTGGACTTTGCATATTTGTATTCTTTCTCTGTAAAGCTGATGCCTTCGTTTGTAACCGACCCGTAACGCCCACCGATAATCAGAAGGTAGTAGTCGCAGTCGTCGATGATCCGCTTGATGAACTGCCATTGCTCCTCGTCTGCAGCGGGAAATAGCTCCATTCCAGCGGGAATGCAGTCCATTTCCATTAACGCCTGCATGACCTGCTGGCGTTCATCCTTCAGGTCGGTGTACATGGAACTCACAAATACTTGATATCGCTTTTCCATATGTGGCAGCTCTCAATGCTGTCTTGTTAACTAATGTTCAAAGTCACCGTGTTGCATCGTTTTGTTATGCATCTTGAACGCTCTTGGCACTATCTTTACACAAGGTACTACAGAACTTTCCCGACAGTCCGCGAAATAAAGTGCCGCATCGTTTGCAGTAACGATATTCATTGAGGTCACATCCATTGGAACACGTCCACTCCTTTTGGCTGTAGATCGCAGATTCGAGATGGCAGATTGGACAAAGAGCAGTTGCATTAAATCTGTCACAATCAGCAACTTCGTCGCCCACGAATATGAAGTGCTTTGAGATTGCTAAGGGGCGTTCACGCACTTCGCGTTGGTCTGTATCTGACTCAAGTACAAATGAGATGTACGGATTCAATCCCTGGTCGATGCCTACATGTCGAATGACCGCGACGTCACCGACCCGAACCCTGTACTCGAACCCGCCGTGTTGGTCGATAATAAGGCCACTGTCTCTTTGGCGAGCAATTATGCGTGTGCCAGGTGTTAGGCTGAAGACATCTTCAATCAGCATTCCAATGACCTTTGATACATAATAACTGATAGACAAAACATCACATATCTAAATGTATCAAGATTTCTGCCTATTATCAATCGACACAAAATGGCTTTATGTCAGAAATTGTTCAGGGAAGGCCGAGTAGAATTACGAGTTGTGGATCGAGAGGTTCTTGCGTTTTCATTATGAACGCAATCGGAAACGGTTGAGGCATCCTCTGTTAGATTGGAAAAATGGACATCGAACAATATCTAACATATTTGGCGGTCAACAAAGATATGGAAACTTCAACTCAAAATCAGCCCCTCTCGGCAATCCAATCATGATCGAGACGAGGGACTGAGTTACGTTCTTTTGCCGAATTTAAAATCTACAATCGCAGAAAAGTGACCGGGTAACTCTTATTACCCGGTCATTGTTTTGATGTTACTTTATCCTTGCATTGAACAGTAGAAATAAAGACCGTATTGTTGAGGATGAACTAGAGTGAATCTAAAATAAATAATCAATCAATATTGGAACATCAACTCCGCTGGCTTCGTGATGCGAAACTTTATGCGGCAAGTTATGGACTCCTATCAAAAGAGCTTATCCAGGGAACACTCGTAATAACAGAAAAGCATATTAGAATGAGTTTTGACCGCGCTGTTTCCCTCGCTCGATATAATTGGCCGCTTTATCTCACCTGCTTTCTAGGGGCAGCCGTTGGATTCACTATTTGGACGATCCAACTAGTTCCGTCGCCCATCAGATACTTAGGTTTCCTTGGTGCCCTTGTTGCAACCTGGTACGCAATCTCATCTTTCGTAGCGTTTTACGTCATGTTTGACCGTTCCGATTTTCTTTCCGGTGAATGGCTTACTCATTGTGTCGAACAGTCTCCACAAACATGTGTTCAACTGAGTGTCTGCGTCGAAGAAACTACACTCCCAATTTCTAAAGTATTCCCCAGTACCGATTACATAGAATTGGACCTATTTGACAAATCTTTTATGACCGAACCGGCAATTGCCAGAGCAAAGCAGAATTCGGGTGATTCACCGTCCATCGCCGCAAAACCAGATGCACTTCCGCTGTCAGATAACACTTCTGAAATGACTGTGGTAACTCTCGCTGCCCACGAAATCCGTGACGCGTCACAGCGCGAAGTACTTTTCCGAGAGCTATCACGAATCACCGCACCAAGAGGTCGACTGATTGTTGCCGAACACCTCCGCAACCTTTCTGCAGCTGCAGCTTTTGGGCCGGGATTTTTCCATTTCTACCCGCGGTCCACATGGACGACTCTGGCACAAAAAACAGAACTCCGGATAGAATCAGAATTCGACATCACGCCATTTTTTCATGTATTTGTGTTGCGTCATGCGTGATGATGAGCGAACAACGCCACAAACTAATACTTACTACATTACATGCCTTTATACCCACCGTTTGAAAATCAACTTCTAGATTAATGACTTGGTAAAGCACGTTGCCCGGTCATTTTAACTTTGTAGTGCTACTATCTCATAATGAAAAGTGTCTGGTAAATACCTATTACCCAGACACTATCGGAGAAGTCGTTTGATCCGGTTCACGTTTTTGCTATGTTTTTTTCAGGCTTAACGATAACCTCCAATGTGTAGACGACGCATCGCGACGCGTACGTTGCTAAGAGTTCCTGTCATCAAGTACGTCTTTGACGTGTGTTCTCCAGGACGGGCTCGGTTACCAAGGCGTCGAGCTAGTGCAAACTTATGAGTATCTCCGTATCGTGCAAAGTAATAATTATTCACATCGCCACCGTCGTCACGATGTGCTCCGTATGCCCCCATAGCGTACTTGAGATCTTCCGTTGCGAGAATCAACCCAGTACAGCCACGCATGCGACGCAACCCATTTGGGTTGGCGCGCATAAACTCCGTCACCTCTTTTAGGCCACGATTGATATCCGGCTCTCGGGCGTCAAAGGTAAACCATCGATTGAACTCTGTATTCAGATAACCGGTCGGAATTTCCCAATCGATGTTACCTGGGACAGTTTCGGGCAAGTGTAAGACGGTAGTATATTCAACGATCTGATGACGTCGTTGTGAATGCCCCGCGCCAAGTGAAAGGTCCGGCGAGAGTCGGATATTTTTGCCAAGCTGCCAGTCCTTGTATACAACTAGGTGCTTCTTTGTGTTGAGTGA
The Gimesia aquarii DNA segment above includes these coding regions:
- a CDS encoding DUF4062 domain-containing protein, yielding MEKRYQVFVSSMYTDLKDERQQVMQALMEMDCIPAGMELFPAADEEQWQFIKRIIDDCDYYLLIIGGRYGSVTNEGISFTEKEYKYAKSKKLRIVALLHQSPEELPAKFVEADPELKTKLDEFRQQVANGRLVKFWNSTEQLIGLVALSMQKTIKMYPSKGWISASSVTTEELLLDNNRIRVENRELKQQLEKLTRSNESFEKVNSHLPQDYVIEGTGRAKDSSDSKDRIPWKVAFNLRDVFIMLAPHLMAPLDEYEVEDHVADILKLLHPNMPESTSLEQRFLKDIGTLFRAVNLIIIDVQLDKTYANYFWSLTQLGDRRQIPLGRAVAICADNTGTALVNLCVRRSTNNEIQTH
- a CDS encoding methyltransferase domain-containing protein; translation: MSFDRAVSLARYNWPLYLTCFLGAAVGFTIWTIQLVPSPIRYLGFLGALVATWYAISSFVAFYVMFDRSDFLSGEWLTHCVEQSPQTCVQLSVCVEETTLPISKVFPSTDYIELDLFDKSFMTEPAIARAKQNSGDSPSIAAKPDALPLSDNTSEMTVVTLAAHEIRDASQREVLFRELSRITAPRGRLIVAEHLRNLSAAAAFGPGFFHFYPRSTWTTLAQKTELRIESEFDITPFFHVFVLRHA